TTTTTTGGGAGCTGCATACACAGCTTCTACATCGCCACTTCTTCGCTCGCCTATTTCATAATTGAGTTTGACGCCAGTCGATGATTCAAATGAATGGATTAGTTCTAACACGCTAGCTCCTTTGCCTGTTCCGACGTTTACAGATTCGCATATTTTGCTTTCTTGTGCGAACAAATATTCAAATGCCTTAACATGTGCGTCAGCCAGGTCCACTACGTGAATAAAGTCTCTTATACAGCTACCGTCAGGGGTATTATATGTGTTTCCAAAAACTGTTAGTTTTTCTCTTAGTCCTGCAGCAGTTTGCGTGATGAAGGGTACCAAGTTGCTAGGGACTCCTAAAGGTAATTCTCCTATAAGAGAACTCGAATGCGCACCTATTGGATTGAAGTACCTTAATAATACACTTTTGTAATTGTTACTCGCATTTACAAAATCCTGAATTATTCTCTCACAAAAAATTTTGGTTGAGCCATAAGGAGATTCGGCTTGCTTTATTTCAGCAGACTCATCAACAGGAAGCTTGTCAGGTTCTCCATAAACTGTACATGAGGAGGAGAAGACAAGATTGTTACAGTCATTTTTTTGGGATACTTCAAGAACTGAAAGAAGACTATTGAGGTTGTTGTGATAATACTTCATCGGATTCTGAACCGATTCTCCAACAGCCTTGTTTGCAGCAAAATGAATAATCCCTGCTATTTTATTCTCTTCAAATATTCGTTGAAGAAGAGATTTGTCAGAGCAATCTCCTTGATAAAATGGGATTTCTTGATTTGTTATTTGGTTTAGGCGGTCTTTGATCCAGATTTCTGAGTTGTCTAGGTTGTCAACAATAATAGGTAGAAATCCAGCTTCACAAAGTGCCACGCAGGTATGGGATCCTATGTATCCCATACCTCCGGTCACTAATATGTTCTTCATATTTAATTTTTAACAGCGGCTCTACCGATACTGTAGTAGGTAAAACCTAATTCAGCCATTGTTTCTGTGTTGTAAAGGTTACGACCATCAAAGATTACATTCTCCTTAAGAAGTGTTTTGATCTTGTCGAACTCTGGAGTTCTAAATACAGGCCACTCTGTCATAATTAGGAGTGCGTCAGCACCTTCTGCTGCAGCATATTCATCTTCACAGAACTCGATTGAATCACCGAGTTGACCTTTTACATTCTCCATTGCCTCAGGGTCGTAAGTTTTCACTTTTGCACCTGCGTCTAATAGAGCTTTGATGTTAACCAAAGCTGGAGCTTCTCTGATATCGTCTGTATAAGGTTTAAATGCAAGTCCCCACACTGAGAAAGTTTTACCTTTGATATCACCAAAATGATCTTTGATTCTATCGATCAACTTAGTTTTTTGTGTTTCGTTTTTGGACATTACTGCATTGAGAATTTCAAAGTCATAATTGACTTCTTTAGCAGACTTTGCTAAAGCCTGAACATCCTTAGGGAAGCAGCTACCTCCGTATCCAATACCCGCGAAAAGGAATCTTTTTCCAATTCTTGAATCAGTACCAACCCCTTTTCTCACCATGTCTACATCTGCACCTACAAGCTCACACATGTTGGCGATTTCGTTCATGAAAGTGATTTTGGTCGCAAGGAAAGAATTAGCAGCATATTTAGTAAGCTCAGCAGACTTTTCATCCATTGTGATTACAGGGTTTCCTTGTCTTACCAATGGAGCATAAAGTTCTTCCATGATTTTTTGAGCCTTTTTCGAGCTAGTTCCTATTACTACACGATCAGGTTTCATGAAATCTTCTACAGCTACTCCTTCTCGTAAGAATTCAGGATTAGACACGACACTGAATTCCACTTTTGCATTGGCAGCAATGGCAGCAGTTACCTTGTCGGCAGTACCTACGGGTACTGTACTCTTGTCAACAATAACAGTGTAATCTTCTAAAATAGGTCCTAGATCATCAGCAACTTTAAGTATGTAGCTTAAATCCGCAGATCCATCTTCGCCCGGAGGTGTAGGCAAGGCCAGGAAGATTATTTTGGCTCCTTTTATACCTTCTTTAAGATTAGTGGTAAAGTCTAATCTCCCTTGTTTGATATTTCTATCGAATAATACATCTAGACCGGGTTCATAGATAGGTATTACTTTGTTTTTTAGTTTCTCGACTTTCTTTTCATCAATGTCGATGCAGGTTACATGGTTGCCAGTTTCGGCAAAGCAAGTTCCGGTTACTAATCCTACATAACCAGTTCCAACTACAGCTATTTTCATAATTCTAAAGGTTCATTTGAAGTGTTGCAAATCTAAGATTTACAATAGTAATTAAGGAGTAAATAGGGTGAAATTGTTCAGACCTGCTTTTTGTCAGTTTTTTTATACTAATTGATTAATCTTTTCAAGTTTTTATTATTGCGAAAAAAAGTTTAGAATTGATTGTTAAACATTAGAAATCAATAATTTAAGATGATAAAAAATAGCGAAAATACGCAGGTTGCGTTTGAGAACTGTAGGATGGTGGCTGATATGATAAAGGGCTTTTGCGAAAAAGAAATTAGGCCTTTTATGATGGAATGGGATGAAAATCAGGTATTTCCGGTTGAACTTTTTCGTAAGATGGGAGAGTTGGGGCTTATGGGAGTTTTGGTTCCTCAGGAATATGGTGGGGCTGGATTTGGTTATCATGAATATGTGAAAGTGGTTTCTGAATTGGCAAAAGTTGATGGTTCCATCGGTTTATCTGTGGCAGCACATAATTCGCTATGTACAGGTCATATTTTGCAATTTGGCAATGATGATCAGAAGAGTAGATGGTTGCCAAAGCTCGCTTCTGGGGAATGGATTGGTGCCTGGGGGTTGACGGAACCTAATACTGGTTCTGATGCAGGGAATATGAAAACAGTTGCTAAACAAGAAGGGGGTCACTGGGTTATTAACGGGACTAAAAATTTCATTACTCATGGTATTTCAGGAGATGTTGCGGTGGTGATGACGAGAACGGGAGAGCCTGGTGATTCTCATGGTATGACGGCATTTGTGGTTGAAAGAGGAACTCCTGGCTTCAAAGGTGGTAAGAAGGAAAACAAATTGGGTATGAGAGCCTCTGAGACTGCCGAAATGATTTTCGAAGATTGTCGCGTGCCTGCTGAAAACATCCTTGGGGAAGTAGGTGAAGGCTTTGTCCAGGCATTGAAGATATTAGATGGAGGAAGGATATCAATTGCTGCGCTTGGTT
This is a stretch of genomic DNA from Reichenbachiella ulvae. It encodes these proteins:
- the galE gene encoding UDP-glucose 4-epimerase GalE, with amino-acid sequence MKNILVTGGMGYIGSHTCVALCEAGFLPIIVDNLDNSEIWIKDRLNQITNQEIPFYQGDCSDKSLLQRIFEENKIAGIIHFAANKAVGESVQNPMKYYHNNLNSLLSVLEVSQKNDCNNLVFSSSCTVYGEPDKLPVDESAEIKQAESPYGSTKIFCERIIQDFVNASNNYKSVLLRYFNPIGAHSSSLIGELPLGVPSNLVPFITQTAAGLREKLTVFGNTYNTPDGSCIRDFIHVVDLADAHVKAFEYLFAQESKICESVNVGTGKGASVLELIHSFESSTGVKLNYEIGERRSGDVEAVYAAPKKAKTLLNWEAKLSMSDALKDAWNWQKTLSK
- a CDS encoding UDP-glucose dehydrogenase family protein, translated to MKIAVVGTGYVGLVTGTCFAETGNHVTCIDIDEKKVEKLKNKVIPIYEPGLDVLFDRNIKQGRLDFTTNLKEGIKGAKIIFLALPTPPGEDGSADLSYILKVADDLGPILEDYTVIVDKSTVPVGTADKVTAAIAANAKVEFSVVSNPEFLREGVAVEDFMKPDRVVIGTSSKKAQKIMEELYAPLVRQGNPVITMDEKSAELTKYAANSFLATKITFMNEIANMCELVGADVDMVRKGVGTDSRIGKRFLFAGIGYGGSCFPKDVQALAKSAKEVNYDFEILNAVMSKNETQKTKLIDRIKDHFGDIKGKTFSVWGLAFKPYTDDIREAPALVNIKALLDAGAKVKTYDPEAMENVKGQLGDSIEFCEDEYAAAEGADALLIMTEWPVFRTPEFDKIKTLLKENVIFDGRNLYNTETMAELGFTYYSIGRAAVKN
- a CDS encoding acyl-CoA dehydrogenase family protein, with translation MIKNSENTQVAFENCRMVADMIKGFCEKEIRPFMMEWDENQVFPVELFRKMGELGLMGVLVPQEYGGAGFGYHEYVKVVSELAKVDGSIGLSVAAHNSLCTGHILQFGNDDQKSRWLPKLASGEWIGAWGLTEPNTGSDAGNMKTVAKQEGGHWVINGTKNFITHGISGDVAVVMTRTGEPGDSHGMTAFVVERGTPGFKGGKKENKLGMRASETAEMIFEDCRVPAENILGEVGEGFVQALKILDGGRISIAALGLGIAQGALDAAIAYAQERKQFNQEIAKFQGISFKIADMATQVMASRLLIKEAAELKNQGKSVNQESAMAKLHSSETAVSVANDAVQIFGGYGYVKDFPVEKYYRDAKLCTIGEGTSEIQKLVISRTLFNNL